TTTTTACACCTGACTTTACTCTCCGATAGACTCGGCCAATACCAATATTTTGTTATTGAGTACTTCTACAACTCCGCCATCGATACTGAAATGTATCTCTTCGGTTTTCTTGTCATGTAGTCTCATGATCTTTACGTCACCTTTTCCTACTGAACTAACCAAAGGGGCGTGATCGTTTAGAACCTGAAACGAACCATCGCTTCCAGGAAACATGGCAGACTCTACCTCTCCTTCAAAAACGTTTTCGTCTGGTGTGATTATTTCTAAATACATAGTCTGA
The sequence above is drawn from the Reichenbachiella sp. genome and encodes:
- the atpC gene encoding ATP synthase F1 subunit epsilon gives rise to the protein MYLEIITPDENVFEGEVESAMFPGSDGSFQVLNDHAPLVSSVGKGDVKIMRLHDKKTEEIHFSIDGGVVEVLNNKILVLAESIGE